The genomic region TACAAAATGAAGTCTACCTCGAATTAATGATTCACACCGATGTTACTTTGACTGCGCAAAAGCTTCTACTAATGGCATGGAACAATGATTTTGAATCGATGTATCAGAAAATTTTAGCTGCTGATATGAGCGATGTCGTGAAACAACTATCACTGAAATTAGATACGCAAGAAACACAAATGCAAGAAATTTTAGCGTGCAACAGTGTACAAGCGCATATCGGATGTAAATTACCCGTGCGTTATATTTACCAAGTCGCGCGAGAAAATACGCCCCTCCTTGTATTTGGACAAATGGTTGCCGGTTTTGAATTCGCTAATCATGATAAACGAGTGGTTGCCATCAATCTGGTACAACCTGAAGATGGCTTAATAGCGATGCGTGACTATCGTTTACATATGGAAATGATTGCATTTTTACGCAAAAAATATCCCAACATTAAATTGACGCTGCATGCAGGGGAATTATCAGAAGCAACAGTTAATCGCGAGGATTTAAAAACGCACATCACAGATGCTGTACGCATTGCAAATGCTGATCGCATTGGTCATGGGGTTGATATTTTATTTGAAGATAATGCAACCAGTCTACTTAAAGAAATGGCCCATAAAAAAGTTTTAGTCGAAGTAAATTTAAGTAGTAATCAATTTATTCTTGATGTCAGTGGTCCCCATCATCCTCTGCTTCATTATTTAAACCATGGTGTGCCTATCGCGCTTTCAACAGATGATGAAGGGATATCTCGCAGTGATTTAACCCAAGAATTCCAACTTGCAACGGTTACTTATGATCTAACCTATCCGATCATTAAAACCATGGTACGAAATAGCCTTACTTATGCGTTTTTACCGGGTGAGAGTCTGTGGCAGGAAGGATTGGTTCATCGTTATCATTCCGCATGTAGTCAAGATGTTCCAGAGACAAAACAACTCTCGCCTCAATGTCAGGCTTTTCTATCACGAAGTGAAAAAGCAACCCTGCAATGGGAATTGGAAAAACGTTTTACGATATTTGAACATAGCTTGCGAGGATAGAATTAGCTAGAAAGTTTATCTTCTTTATCGCGCTTTAAAAAAGTGTGTAAACGTTTTAAGTCCGCAAGCTGGGCTTAATATCGTCCAGCACACCCTGAGGTTAACTTGCTCTGCAAGCTAACCTTTTCCTTTCTGTTGTTCAAACTGTCGGCTTATTGTCAATCAAGTTGATAATGCCTGAAAAATCTTTTTCGCCATTGCCTTGGTTGATATATAACTCATATAATTCGGTTGCAACTGAGCCGAGTGGCGTCATGGCTTCAACGGATTCCGCAGCATATTGACTAAGCTGTAAATCTTTCAACATCATTTTAGCCATAAAGCCTGGTTCATAATGATGGTTGGAAGGAACATTTTCCAAAATGTTGGGGACCGGACAATAACTTGTCATTGCCCAGCATTGGCCAGAGGCGTGTGAAGAAATTTCATAAAACTTTTTTGGCTCAAGTCCTAACTTACTGGCAAGCGTGAAAGCCTCTGACACGCCAATCATGCTAATACCCAATAACAAATTATTACAAATTTTAGCAGCTTGTCCACGGCCACCGGGACCTGCATGGATTACTTTTTTTCCAAGATGTTGTAAGAATGGTTCTGCACGTTTGAAATCTTTCTCATCTCCACCAGCCATAATCGTCAAGGTGGCATTGACAGCGCCTGCTACTCCACCCGAGACAGGTGCATCGAGCATGCTAACTTGGTGTTTAATCGCTTCACGATGGAGTTGCATTGTCGTTAAAATATCAATCGATGAGCAATCAATGTAGAGTACACCAGACTTAGCATTTGGAAAAAGACCGCCTTGCGACAGGCAAATTTCACTCACTTGCTTTCCGGTTTGAACGCTTGTAAAAATGACATCGCAAAGACTAGCCATCTCTTTTAATGAATGGACAGTCCGTGCGCCTTTGGCCACTAAGTCTTCCAAAGCTTGCGCATTGGTATCATAAACATAAAGCGTATAATTCGCTGACAATAAATGCAGCGCCATCGGAGCGCCCATATGTCCTAAACCAATAAATCCTATCGTAGACATTCCCTATTCCTTAGGAAACCATCGTGTGGTAACCGTTTTAAGTTTTGTATAAAAACGCACGCCTTCATCACCATACATACCGATATCAGAAAAAATGGAACGCTTCCATCCACCGAAACTATGATACGCAACTGGCACGGGCACTGGCACATTAATGCCGACCATGCCTACTTGAACTTGATCAGCAAATTGTCGTGCAGTATAGCCATCGCGTGTAAAAATAGCGGTACCATTCCCATATTCATGTTCACTGATTAAATGGATTGCTTCATCAAGATCGGCAACGGTCATAACTGAAAGAACGGGGCCAAAAATTTCTTCCTGATAAATTCGCATTTGCGGAGTGACTTCGTTAAAAACGCTCGCTCCCATAAAAAATCCAGCTTGTTTGGCTAATGATTCTAAATTGCGGCCATCCAGGATGAGTTTAGCCCCTTCACTGATACCGAGATCGATATAATCCATGACGCGTTGATGATGTTCTTTTGTAATTAAAGGGCCAATATCGACATGAGCCTGATTGCCAGGACCATATTGTAATTTGGCAATTAACGGACGCATAACAGATAAGAGTTCATCCGCAGTTTTTTCACCAACTGCCACAATGACTGAGATAGCCATACAACGTTCGCCTGCCGAACCAAATGCTGCTTCAACTATCATTTTTGCAGCTTCAGCAAAATCTGCATCAGGCATGATGACACAATGATTTTTGGCGCCACCAAAAGCTTGCACGCGTTTGTGTGCCGCAGTTGCCATTTGATAAACTTGTTCGGCCACTGGAGTAGAACCCACGAAACTTACCGCCTTAATATCACGATGTTGCACTAAAGCCGTAACCGTTTCTCGATTCCCCTGTAAAACATTAACCACGCCATTCGGTAATTCTGCTTCTTTAGCAAGTTCGATTAATTTGATTGAACAAGAAGGATCTTTCTCGGATGGTTTCAAAATAAAAGTATTGCCACATGCAATGCTTAAGGGAAACATCCATAAGGGAATCATGGCTGGAAAATTAAAAGGTGTAATGCCAACACATACTCCTAATGGTTGTCTTAGACCATAGCAATCGACACCTGTTGCAACTTCTTCCGCAAAATCTCCTTTTAAATGACTGGAAATACCACAGGCAAAATCCAGCACATCAATACCCCGTTGAATAGAACCATGCGCTTCAACAAGCGTCTTACCATGTTCCTGAGTTACGAGTGTCGCAAGTTCATTTCGATGTTGATCGAGAAGCGCTTTATAACGAAATAGAAATTTAGCACGAAAGGCGGGGGATGTTTTAGACCAAGTTTGGAACGCAACCTTAGCTGATTCCACAGCCTGATTGACTAAATTGATATCCGCCACATCTAACTCACCGGCAATTTCGCTCGTGGCTGGATTAAAAATCTGAAGTTTTTCGCCTGATCCATAGATAAAACTTCCGTCTATAAAATGGGGAACTTTGTAAACCATTTTATTGTGCCTCCCTGGTTTTTAGGGGGTTCATGATAGCGCAAGTTATCACGATGATGAAGCAATCTTTCCGTTAACTATCTTGAAATAGCTTGGATTTGTTAAGATTACCTTAAGGTAGGGCCTATACCATTTGCAGGGTCTCAAATGGAAAGGTTTTAATAAGGAAAATACAAATGGCTATCAATGCAACACCAAAGATCGTAGATGATGTTCTCGCCCCAACCCCCACAAAGAATGTTAATGATACATTAACAAATCCAATCCACGCTAATGTGCCCGTCAACCCGGTAACTGTTAATAATAATCGCTCCCTTCCGCACAACAGAGCACCGCAAACTATATTTGAGTGGATATTACAAGTTCGTGACCCAATTCAAGTTCATGATTATTTAAAGCAATTGAGAAAAGAAAATTATGCGAGCAAATTTAAACATACTGGGCCGCTCGGCACAGTTTTGCATGCTTTAACTACAAATAAAATTCAAGATGTTAATCTTAGAGAGTTAAATGCAGCCAAAGAAAACCTGGAAGCTTTAAATGCAATCCCAGCTGATGCCATCATTCAAATGATCATCCTGGCCATTACATTAATTATTAAGATTCTTGAAGCATCTTCGATGTGCAAGAAAAAAACCGAAAGAGATCAAGCGAAGGCTGAATTCATTAACTTAGTTAAAAGTATGCCTTTAATGAATTATGACAATGTATTTATCAATTTGCCCCATATGCGACTGGATAATGCAGATTTAAGTATTAAGTTAATTGATAATAATACTTGCGGTCCAAATTTAGAGTATGCGAACTTGGAAGGCGCGAGGTTAACGAAAGTAACTCTCTGTCAAGCTAACCTTAACAAGGCAAACTTACGTGGCAGCCAGTGGATAGACTCTAATTTACTCTATGCTAATACTCAAAATGCAGATATTCGTTGGGCTGACTTAAGTACGTCACAAATTAGCACACCACCCATCGGTAGCATTGCTCTTAAAACATTTTTAATGACAACATATCCAGCTCAAGTTGGCGTGCCACTCCCAAATGTTGCTCAACTTAAAGCAGCGCTTTCTTTTATTGAAGCCGATTTGACCGCTGAAAGATTATTAGGTAAAACAAACGGTTGGAATGGAAGTGCTGTAGAACATAACCATCATGCCAGAGTAACGAATAATCTTCTTCGCCTCACCAAATACCATCCGGAAGCTCGAAAAGAATTATTACTTGAAGCGGCACAACATCCTTACTTTACGCAGGAAAAAAGTGCACAAGCTATGCAAGTGGTTAACAAATGTCTTGTGGATGTAAATAAATTATTTCATCACCATCAAGGACAAACATTGGTTACAGGTTCAAGCCATCAGCGTAAGTTAATAAATGAAGCTTATCGTGAGCAACCAAGGTTAGCGCTTAAAACGTTATAAAGTTACTTCTCCGAACAGCAAGTCTTAATCGGCTTGCTGTTTTTTTTAGGTAACCTTAATTTTCATATGAAATGGTATACATACAGGATCTTTAATTTTTAATAGCGTTGCACCATCTAAATCTCGGTTCCTTGAAAAACAATAACGAAAGAGGATGATAATAATTATATTGTATTTAACAAATATTCCCCCAAGAGAATTACATCGTCAAAAATAAAAATTACGTTTCCGAAAATATTGATACAAACCCATCACAAAAAAGTTTACGACTAAATACAGTAAGCCGGCTACCATATACCATTCTATGGCTTGATAACTTTCTGTTATCAATTGTTGTGTTACACCCATGATATCAAGAATCGTTATCGTGCTTGCAAGAGAGGTATTTTTGACAATCATAATGACTTCATTCGAATAGGCGGGTGCCACAACCTGTAAAGCGCGTGGCAATACTATTGTTTTGAATGCTTGCCATTTAGTGAAACCTAAAGCGTATGCTGCGGTCACTTCATTTTTAGGTAATGAACGAATGGCACCTAAAAATAAAACAGTCGAATAACAAGCGGTATTTAGTGTCAGTGCGATGATTGCACAAGCAAAAGGATACTGAAGCACTGACCAGAGTAAGGAGTTTCGGACCCATTCAAACTGCGCCACACCAAAATAAAGTAGAAAAATTTGAACTAAAAGTGGCGTACCACAAATAAACCAAATCATTAAATCAATCAACTTACGAAACAGAGGCGGTCCGAGCTCTTTACCTATCGTAAAAATTAGCGTCAAGATCATTCCCAATATCATCGAGCCTAATGTAAGCAATAAAGTAATGCCGATGCCTTGCAAGATTTTAGGAAGATATTGCCAATATTCAATCATGACGTTGACCTTGCGACAAATGCTTGCCGTAAAGGGAAAACATAGTCTGTGAAATCGTGGTAATTAGAAGATAGATGCAAGCTGCAATGAAATAAAAAGTAAAAGGGTCTTGCGTGCTTGCCGCTGCCATTCTTGCTTGATTCATTAAATCAGACAAACCGATTAAAGTAACAATAGCGGTATCTTTGATTAAAACTAACCATAAATTTCCTAAGCCTGGCAGCGCATGGCGAAAAGCTTGGGGAATTTTAATTTTTAAAAAAACTTGTGCAGTTGTAAAACCAAAAGCCTGCGCTGCATGAAGCTGTCCTTCATGAATACTGAGAAAAGCACTTCTAAATACTTGCGATGCATAGGCACTAAAAATTAAACTAAGCGTTGAACAGCCGGCAATAAATGGACTGATATTAATATAGCCCTGTGATATTTCACTCAGTCCCGTCGTTAAGCCAAAATAGATAAAGAATAAAATTAAAATTTCAGGTAAAGCTCGCAAGATAAAAATAAAAAAACTAGTCAATCTGCGTAAAAATCGATTAGATGACGCTTCTAAAAAAGCAGCAAAAAGACCTAACAATGAGCCAATTACAAAGGCTGATAATGCTAACTGCAAAGTTAGCACCGTTCCCAAAAGCATTTGCCATAGATAACCATTCATTACATGATGCTCATTGAGATTTTATGGGTTTACCGAAATACTTTTTATATAAAGTATCATAAGTAC from Gammaproteobacteria bacterium harbors:
- a CDS encoding adenosine deaminase — protein: ASCDKDHNLNAAIQDSQFYEAIIDAWSMRHFKRGMETGHDHFFNSFKKFHAITSIHRGEALADIVARSALQNEVYLELMIHTDVTLTAQKLLLMAWNNDFESMYQKILAADMSDVVKQLSLKLDTQETQMQEILACNSVQAHIGCKLPVRYIYQVARENTPLLVFGQMVAGFEFANHDKRVVAINLVQPEDGLIAMRDYRLHMEMIAFLRKKYPNIKLTLHAGELSEATVNREDLKTHITDAVRIANADRIGHGVDILFEDNATSLLKEMAHKKVLVEVNLSSNQFILDVSGPHHPLLHYLNHGVPIALSTDDEGISRSDLTQEFQLATVTYDLTYPIIKTMVRNSLTYAFLPGESLWQEGLVHRYHSACSQDVPETKQLSPQCQAFLSRSEKATLQWELEKRFTIFEHSLRG
- the mmsB gene encoding 3-hydroxyisobutyrate dehydrogenase; protein product: MSTIGFIGLGHMGAPMALHLLSANYTLYVYDTNAQALEDLVAKGARTVHSLKEMASLCDVIFTSVQTGKQVSEICLSQGGLFPNAKSGVLYIDCSSIDILTTMQLHREAIKHQVSMLDAPVSGGVAGAVNATLTIMAGGDEKDFKRAEPFLQHLGKKVIHAGPGGRGQAAKICNNLLLGISMIGVSEAFTLASKLGLEPKKFYEISSHASGQCWAMTSYCPVPNILENVPSNHHYEPGFMAKMMLKDLQLSQYAAESVEAMTPLGSVATELYELYINQGNGEKDFSGIINLIDNKPTV
- a CDS encoding CoA-acylating methylmalonate-semialdehyde dehydrogenase; its protein translation is MVYKVPHFIDGSFIYGSGEKLQIFNPATSEIAGELDVADINLVNQAVESAKVAFQTWSKTSPAFRAKFLFRYKALLDQHRNELATLVTQEHGKTLVEAHGSIQRGIDVLDFACGISSHLKGDFAEEVATGVDCYGLRQPLGVCVGITPFNFPAMIPLWMFPLSIACGNTFILKPSEKDPSCSIKLIELAKEAELPNGVVNVLQGNRETVTALVQHRDIKAVSFVGSTPVAEQVYQMATAAHKRVQAFGGAKNHCVIMPDADFAEAAKMIVEAAFGSAGERCMAISVIVAVGEKTADELLSVMRPLIAKLQYGPGNQAHVDIGPLITKEHHQRVMDYIDLGISEGAKLILDGRNLESLAKQAGFFMGASVFNEVTPQMRIYQEEIFGPVLSVMTVADLDEAIHLISEHEYGNGTAIFTRDGYTARQFADQVQVGMVGINVPVPVPVAYHSFGGWKRSIFSDIGMYGDEGVRFYTKLKTVTTRWFPKE
- a CDS encoding pentapeptide repeat-containing protein, coding for MAINATPKIVDDVLAPTPTKNVNDTLTNPIHANVPVNPVTVNNNRSLPHNRAPQTIFEWILQVRDPIQVHDYLKQLRKENYASKFKHTGPLGTVLHALTTNKIQDVNLRELNAAKENLEALNAIPADAIIQMIILAITLIIKILEASSMCKKKTERDQAKAEFINLVKSMPLMNYDNVFINLPHMRLDNADLSIKLIDNNTCGPNLEYANLEGARLTKVTLCQANLNKANLRGSQWIDSNLLYANTQNADIRWADLSTSQISTPPIGSIALKTFLMTTYPAQVGVPLPNVAQLKAALSFIEADLTAERLLGKTNGWNGSAVEHNHHARVTNNLLRLTKYHPEARKELLLEAAQHPYFTQEKSAQAMQVVNKCLVDVNKLFHHHQGQTLVTGSSHQRKLINEAYREQPRLALKTL
- a CDS encoding ABC transporter permease subunit (The N-terminal region of this protein, as described by TIGR01726, is a three transmembrane segment that identifies a subfamily of ABC transporter permease subunits, which specificities that include histidine, arginine, glutamine, glutamate, L-cystine (sic), the opines (in Agrobacterium) octopine and nopaline, etc.); the encoded protein is MIEYWQYLPKILQGIGITLLLTLGSMILGMILTLIFTIGKELGPPLFRKLIDLMIWFICGTPLLVQIFLLYFGVAQFEWVRNSLLWSVLQYPFACAIIALTLNTACYSTVLFLGAIRSLPKNEVTAAYALGFTKWQAFKTIVLPRALQVVAPAYSNEVIMIVKNTSLASTITILDIMGVTQQLITESYQAIEWYMVAGLLYLVVNFFVMGLYQYFRKRNFYF
- a CDS encoding ABC transporter permease subunit (The N-terminal region of this protein, as described by TIGR01726, is a three transmembrane segment that identifies a subfamily of ABC transporter permease subunits, which specificities that include histidine, arginine, glutamine, glutamate, L-cystine (sic), the opines (in Agrobacterium) octopine and nopaline, etc.); this translates as MNGYLWQMLLGTVLTLQLALSAFVIGSLLGLFAAFLEASSNRFLRRLTSFFIFILRALPEILILFFIYFGLTTGLSEISQGYINISPFIAGCSTLSLIFSAYASQVFRSAFLSIHEGQLHAAQAFGFTTAQVFLKIKIPQAFRHALPGLGNLWLVLIKDTAIVTLIGLSDLMNQARMAAASTQDPFTFYFIAACIYLLITTISQTMFSLYGKHLSQGQRHD